The nucleotide window AAAGAGAGACCAAAAGGCTGGACAGATTGGAAATATTGTGGACCCTCAGAACCACGTTTCTTTGAGCGAGGCAAGTTTTACTGAGCGTCTGGTTAGGAAAAAGAACATGCAGCTGATTGAAATGGTAGGATGACAACCCTGTTCTTCGTTTATGGCACCCTGAGCCTAACCACAAGGGCAACTCTCAACTTCTCGACGAGTCTGACAAACCCGAGGGTATCATTTCCCACCATGAAGTCCTCGCACGTCTTGAGGCCTACGACACTGACCGCGGTGTCAAGGTTTTCGGTCACCGTGGTTTCTATCTCACCAACGACGGCGTCGATCTCAACCAGGCTTTGATCAACTATGGTCTCGATTTCTtaaggaagaagggattCAGAAAGGTTCAGCCCCCGTTCATGATCAAGAAGGAGATTATGGGTGCGACTGCTCAGCTTGAAGACTTTGATGAGGCTCTTTACAAAGTTTCTGGGGGTGCTGAGGACATGTACTTGATTGCTACTAGTGAGCAACCTATCTCTGCCTATCATATGGACGAAAATCTCGATCCCAAGAACTTGCCCCTGCAGTGAGTATATTCATCTTTCCACTCCAAAAGATTCCTTGACTGAAAGGAACTTGAAAGCTACGCCGGTTACTCTACATGTTTCCGAAAGGAGGCTGGTTCTCACGGTAGGGACACTTGGGGTATCTTCCGAGTCCACCAATTCGAGAAGGTTGAGCAGTTTGTTGTTTGTGAGCCCGAGGCTTCACCAGCAGAGCTTGACAGCATGGTCGCCAACGCCCGTGAATTCTACGAGTCCCTTGGCATCCCTTACCGTTTGGTCAACATTGTTTCTGGTGGTCTCAACAATGCTGCCGCTATCAAATATGACT belongs to Cryptococcus gattii WM276 chromosome I, complete sequence and includes:
- a CDS encoding Serine-tRNA ligase, putative (Similar to TIGR gene model, INSD accession AAW42837.1) produces the protein MIDLIHLQADKGGNPDIVRESQKKRGASVELVDEVIAIFAEHKNANYEMENAKRELNLLQKEIGQIKKAKGDATELLAKKADMDKKIAEMTTRVADLIKKRDQKAGQIGNIVDPQNHVSLSEDDNPVLRLWHPEPNHKGNSQLLDESDKPEGIISHHEVLARLEAYDTDRGVKVFGHRGFYLTNDGVDLNQALINYGLDFLRKKGFRKVQPPFMIKKEIMGATAQLEDFDEALYKVSGGAEDMYLIATSEQPISAYHMDENLDPKNLPLHYAGYSTCFRKEAGSHGRDTWGIFRVHQFEKVEQFVVCEPEASPAELDSMVANAREFYESLGIPYRLVNIVSGGLNNAAAIKYDLEAWFPYQGEYKELVSCSNCTDYQSRSLNVRLGFKEKDKKTGFVHMLNGTLCATERALCCLVENYQTPEGLRIPKVLQPYMQGRDFLPYTAELPKTSTSKGPSTKGKK